Sequence from the Bos javanicus breed banteng chromosome 11, ARS-OSU_banteng_1.0, whole genome shotgun sequence genome:
CGAGGTTGCTGAGAAACATCCCCAAACAGAGGAGCACTGAACACTGAACATTAACTCTCCAGttttccctcccctctgccccttcTTCCCACAGAATCGGGGCAAGCAGGCGGACTTTCCCCTGTCTCCTTGCGCCAGCGAAGGCGGAtccctgggagttggtggtggaagTGCGAACGTAGTATGGTCCCAGGTCCACCTGGGTCGGAGGGAGGGCGGCCGACGCTGAGTTCTCTGGGATGGGACTGGCTCAGCCTGGACACATTAAGGCAGGCCGCAGGGAGGACCAGGAGAGGCTCCAAGGATGCGCCCGGGCTTGGCGTCCGGACCGGCATCATTCCTGGAAAAGCCTGGAGGTCCCAACCTGGTTCTTTGGGAGGGAACCCAACGCGGCAGAAGAGCGAATGGATCTGGCGCGGCTCTTCCCTGCTCAGGAATCGGCCTCTGTGGACCTGCAACCTTTTCTGACACAACTTCTGAATGGCCCCGGACTCCCCCGAGCCTTCCCCGCGCCGCCGCAGCGCGGGCGCCGGCCCGCCGCCGAGGCGGGCACAACGTGGGCACTCACCCTGAAAACGGTGGCCGAAGAAGCGGTTCCGCAGCACCCAGGGATAGAAGTGCAGAGGGTCCCGGTGCTGGGCGCCGAAGAAGGAATGCGGGGGCTGCAGCGGGGAGGCGCCCAGCTGGTGCGCCGGGTGCACGGTCAGCGCGTGGTGGTTCATGGCCTCGGGGAATACGAGCTCGGGACCACCGTAGAGCGAGCGGCCGGCGCCCGCGGCGGCGGGGAAGCCGCTCACGAAGGCCGCTTCGGCTGCGCTGGGGTGAGGATAATTGAGCGCCGTGGGCCGGAGCGGCTCCTCCGAGGCGGCCGCCGCCAGGGGATGGGAGCCTGCGCCGCCGCCGCCAGTGCCCCCTCCAGTGCCGCCGTCCTTGGCCACCAAAGACTCGATGGTAAAGCCGCGCTTGGCTGTGGGCTGGAACATGGTCGCGGCCGCCAGAGCCGAGCGAGGCACCCGGGCTCTGGGGAGCGCTCCGCGTCCTGGCGCCGCCGCCGTGCGGGGTGTGCACCCAGCcaggcacatgcacacacaccagcaCCCTTCAcctcccccgcccgcccgcccgcgctCAGCCCCTGCCCACAAGCCAGGCGCGGAGCGGCGAGGGGCGTGCGAGCCAGCGAACGCGGAGTCGGGCCACGGCGCGAGGCTAGGCGCGCCGGCCTCTGCGGCCAAGCGGGCAGCTCCCGGCGCCGGCACCGGCGCGGGCTCCGAACGAAGCTACGAGCTGCTTCTACCGCCTGGGGACTGAGCCCGACCCCTTCCCTTCCGAGTCCAGCCAGGACCGACCCCCGCCCCCGGTCCTCCCAGCAATGTCCTGCCCGGCCTCGGCCACCGCGCTGCTAGGCGAGAGTTAGCGGGCACCTGCCCCGCGCTCGCCCATTGGCCGCCGCTCACCTGCCCcaaggtggggggcggggcggggcggggcgagggACCGCGGGAAGGGAAAGGAGCCAGCAGTCGGAGGCAAAAACCGGACTGGAGCTTGTGCCGGGCGAGCTAGGCCTCCTCCTGCTCTCCCGTCTTTTCGCATCTCTGCCCTTTAGCTGAGTCTGGCGGCAGCCGCAAGCGTCTCCACCCAGGCGGGAGCCGAAGGAGGTGTGTGAGGGGTCTGGGGCTTGGGAGAATCTCCAGCCCCACTCCCCAGTGTGTAAATCAGTTGAACCCTCTCCAGTTCGTCCCGGGATGTCGTTTCAGTTCTCAGATAACTTGAATTCGAGTGCAATGTGGGTGTTTGGGGTCCAACGAATAGATTTCTCCTGAGAACTTGCTCCCCTGGCCGCTAGGACCCTCGGGATCTTCCATCATCCGTCTCCTGGGACGCAGTCTGAAGCCGCGGCCTTGTTCCTGAGGTTTCTCGTTTTCTGGGTGGTAAGGGGGACAGCTTCGGAAAGCAGACACGCAGTTATTTTCAGAAGAGGCCAGGCCAGGGAGAGCGCTGGAGGAGCTGGCGGAGTGGTCACCCAGACGTCTCAAGCTGCAGTTCTCCGGGATTGGAAGCAGGACCTTGGCCCAGCTACGGGCATCGCGACCGGCCCGCAGGGCCATCTGCTTTCTTCGTCTTCTCTGATTGTGGAGCTCAGGTGCAGGCGGTCCAGGACAGGCCGGGGCCTTGAAGACACTGTCTTACGTTGGAGGTGGCCGAACAGTCCACAACCAACGCCTAAGACCCTCCAAGAAAACACACAGACCATCCGGGGAACGTAGCGGCCACCTGGCCTCCTCCGACCCTCACCTTCCACTCGCGAACGCGGAGCAGCGGACTACTCTACTCCAGCCAGTTTCCACTTCGTGCACTAATTCGTCGGGGATGAGAGGGCAGTTGGGAAGGAGAACAAATACTCAGCAAACTTTTCCACCGGGGCCTTCCAATATCCAGGCCTAAGAGGACACTAGGCGGTGATGGGGAGGCTGGGACCCGCACCCTGCCAGTGCACTGCGAGAAGCCGACCTGCTTCCTCGCTGCTGCCCGGCTTAGTCAGAGCGGCCTGGCCGCGGCCCGGGTGCGCGGATTCAGGCAGTGCGTCCCGGCGCCCAGAGGCCAGAAGGTCCTCGTGCCGCGAGGCTCTGCAAGGACTCCAGGCCAGGTCTTGAGAGTGGCCTGCCTAAACGCCCGCAGTCTCGGCCGGGGAGAGCGCTCCGGGCGCCCTTGTTGCCACAAAGCGGGTTAAAGTCTATTTTCCACTCGACTGGTCCGAAAAGCCCCCGCGCGCCGAAGCCGTTCCGGCCCCCatgggagaggtggggaggagacggcgagggggtggggggagactgCCGCACCCTGCAGCCGGTCGCGTCCAGAGCAGACCCGGGCGGAGCACCTCGGAGGCGCCCCAGAAACACCTGAGGAAGGACTCGTTACTGAATTCGTGGCGAGGGCTTGTGTCTCTTTTACTGGCCCCTCCAGATCTTTCTGGCTCACTGTGCTGGTCTCTCCGTTTCTGGCTCAggctgtctgtctctttctccctttcctgcctCTTTACCGCCCTCTCCCCCACCACcgctttccctctgtttcttcccCCTCTCCCTTTGCCTCATCCTCCGTTCCGGGTAAGGAGAAGCTCCCTGAGTGGGGATAAGGACCTAA
This genomic interval carries:
- the EMX1 gene encoding homeobox protein EMX1, translated to MCLAGCTPRTAAAPGRGALPRARVPRSALAAATMFQPTAKRGFTIESLVAKDGGTGGGTGGGGAGSHPLAAAASEEPLRPTALNYPHPSAAEAAFVSGFPAAAGAGRSLYGGPELVFPEAMNHHALTVHPAHQLGASPLQPPHSFFGAQHRDPLHFYPWVLRNRFFGHRFQASDVPQDGLLLHGPFARKPKRIRTAFSPSQLLRLERAFEKNHYVVGAERKQLAGSLSLSETQVKVWFQNRRTKYKRQKLEEEGPESEQKKKGSHHINRWRIATKQANGEDIDVTSND